From a single Andrena cerasifolii isolate SP2316 chromosome 8, iyAndCera1_principal, whole genome shotgun sequence genomic region:
- the Cta gene encoding guanine nucleotide-binding protein subunit alpha cta isoform X2, whose product MAGSLRWSCTCCLRFKFSPEEMEQRYKSYEIDRMLEKDRQALRRQVKLLLLGAGESGKSTFLKQMRIIHGIKFEPELMKEYQHVIYQNIIKGMKVLVDARDKLNIPWENPKNYDIGYQLLKIENTMALDARLFLHYVPALQSLWKDASIKKAFDRRREFQLSDSVQYFLDSLDRIARMDYVPTHQDILHCRKATKGISEFVIQINNIPFLFVDVGGQRSQRQKWYQCFDCVTSILFLVSSSEFDQVLLEDRRTNRLEESRNIFDTIVNNMIFGDSHSMKDVQNFILDMFISVKRDPRKPLFHHFTTAVDTENIKVVFNAVKDTILHRNLESLMLQ is encoded by the exons ATGGCGGGGTCCTTACGGTGGTCATGTACTTGTTGCCTGCGGTTCAAGTTCAGCCCCGAGGAGATGGAGCAGCGTTACAAAAGTTACGAGATCGATCGGATGCTGGAGAAAGATCGCCAAGCTCTCCGACGACAGGTCAAGCTGCTGCTCCTCGGGGCGGGCGAGAGCGGAAAGTCAACATTCCTCAAACAGATGCGAATTATTCACGGGATTAAATTCGAG CCTGAATTAATGAAAGAATACCAACacgtaatttatcaaaacaTAATTAAGGGAATGAAGGTATTGGTGGATGCTCGCGACAAGTTAAATATTCCATGGGAGAACCCTAAGAACTATGATATCGGCTACCAATtactgaaaattgaaaatactaTGGCATTAGATGCTAGATTATTTCTGCATTACGTACCAGCTTTGCAGAGCTTATGGAAAGATGCGTCGATCAAAAAGGCCTTCGATAGACGAAGAGAATTTCAATTA AGTGATTCGGTTCAATATTTTTTGGACAGCCTTGACAGGATTGCTAGAATG GATTATGTACCCACGCATCAGGATATTTTGCATTGTAGAAAGGCTACAAAAGGAATCTCGGAGTTCGTTATACAGATTAATAATATCCCATTTTTGTTCGTCGATGTCGGAGGGCAAAGATCTCAAAGACAAAAGTGGTATCAATGTTTCGATTGCGTTACTTCTATCCTCTTTCTTGTGTCGTCGTCCGAGTTTGATCAAGTATTGCTAGAGGACAG GAGAACCAACCGATTGGAGGAATCGAGGAATATATTCGACACAATAGTCAATAACATGATATTCG GAGATTCACATTCCATGAAGGATGTGCAAAATTTTATACTGGATATGTTTATATCCGTCAAAAGGGACCCAAGAAAGCCACTTTTCCATCACTTCACCACCGCCGTGGACACAGAGAATATAAAAGTTGTATTTAACGCCGTCAAAGACACAATATTGCATAGAAATTTGGAATCGCTGATGCTCCAATAA
- the Cta gene encoding guanine nucleotide-binding protein subunit alpha cta isoform X1 — protein sequence MAGSLRWSCTCCLRFKFSPEEMEQRYKSYEIDRMLEKDRQALRRQVKLLLLGAGESGKSTFLKQMRIIHGIKFEPELMKEYQHVIYQNIIKGMKVLVDARDKLNIPWENPKNYDIGYQLLKIENTMALDARLFLHYVPALQSLWKDASIKKAFDRRREFQLSDSVQYFLDSLDRIARMDYVPTHQDILHCRKATKGISEFVIQINNIPFLFVDVGGQRSQRQKWYQCFDCVTSILFLVSSSEFDQVLLEDRRTNRLEESRNIFDTIVNNMIFGGVSIILFLNKTDLLDRKVRSPDTNVRWYFPQFAGDSHSMKDVQNFILDMFISVKRDPRKPLFHHFTTAVDTENIKVVFNAVKDTILHRNLESLMLQ from the exons ATGGCGGGGTCCTTACGGTGGTCATGTACTTGTTGCCTGCGGTTCAAGTTCAGCCCCGAGGAGATGGAGCAGCGTTACAAAAGTTACGAGATCGATCGGATGCTGGAGAAAGATCGCCAAGCTCTCCGACGACAGGTCAAGCTGCTGCTCCTCGGGGCGGGCGAGAGCGGAAAGTCAACATTCCTCAAACAGATGCGAATTATTCACGGGATTAAATTCGAG CCTGAATTAATGAAAGAATACCAACacgtaatttatcaaaacaTAATTAAGGGAATGAAGGTATTGGTGGATGCTCGCGACAAGTTAAATATTCCATGGGAGAACCCTAAGAACTATGATATCGGCTACCAATtactgaaaattgaaaatactaTGGCATTAGATGCTAGATTATTTCTGCATTACGTACCAGCTTTGCAGAGCTTATGGAAAGATGCGTCGATCAAAAAGGCCTTCGATAGACGAAGAGAATTTCAATTA AGTGATTCGGTTCAATATTTTTTGGACAGCCTTGACAGGATTGCTAGAATG GATTATGTACCCACGCATCAGGATATTTTGCATTGTAGAAAGGCTACAAAAGGAATCTCGGAGTTCGTTATACAGATTAATAATATCCCATTTTTGTTCGTCGATGTCGGAGGGCAAAGATCTCAAAGACAAAAGTGGTATCAATGTTTCGATTGCGTTACTTCTATCCTCTTTCTTGTGTCGTCGTCCGAGTTTGATCAAGTATTGCTAGAGGACAG GAGAACCAACCGATTGGAGGAATCGAGGAATATATTCGACACAATAGTCAATAACATGATATTCGGTGGAGTGTCCATTATTTTGTTCTTAAATAAAACTGATTTGTTAGATAGAAAAGTAAGATCGCCTGACACGAACGTTCGTTGGTATTTCCCACAATTCGCAGGAGATTCACATTCCATGAAGGATGTGCAAAATTTTATACTGGATATGTTTATATCCGTCAAAAGGGACCCAAGAAAGCCACTTTTCCATCACTTCACCACCGCCGTGGACACAGAGAATATAAAAGTTGTATTTAACGCCGTCAAAGACACAATATTGCATAGAAATTTGGAATCGCTGATGCTCCAATAA